In the Leptospiraceae bacterium genome, one interval contains:
- a CDS encoding putative peptidyl-prolyl cis-trans isomerase — protein sequence MFSFLKNFTLLLVFLFPFSVIFSAESLNKILATIKNTSITQIDYEYGEDKYKKLSKFLPKINHKASMKTQVLDFLIARAIVDITAEEESIQVTEKRIDTEIEKRMEVMGIKDRAVFEKNIQAQTGMSFDMWVSELPYQIKKGQLLQVRVNTKLPSDKEILSWYNANKNKVGFEIRLREIALIPSKHSLEEETRISKEITAIRNEALKDPESFKLIASGPRNQSNYKNGGLIDWIPAFELYKQNKIAATVAMGLPEGKISDVFRDERKRYCIIKMEGKRPTPLELVKKGIQNMLYRDKEEDSFDNWVLSRRREISITIYDKEYIKENKLDTPEESFQRPEDLPTDKNNEKRQ from the coding sequence ATGTTTTCTTTCTTAAAAAATTTCACCTTATTGCTTGTTTTTCTCTTTCCTTTTTCTGTAATTTTTAGTGCAGAATCATTAAACAAGATTCTTGCAACGATCAAAAACACTTCGATTACTCAAATTGACTATGAGTATGGAGAAGATAAATACAAAAAATTATCAAAATTTCTACCAAAGATTAATCATAAAGCTTCGATGAAGACTCAAGTCTTGGATTTTTTAATTGCGAGAGCCATTGTAGATATTACTGCCGAAGAAGAATCCATTCAAGTTACAGAAAAACGCATAGATACTGAAATTGAAAAAAGAATGGAAGTCATGGGAATAAAGGATCGTGCCGTTTTCGAAAAAAACATTCAAGCTCAAACAGGAATGAGTTTTGATATGTGGGTTAGTGAGCTTCCTTATCAAATTAAAAAAGGACAACTTCTGCAAGTACGGGTAAATACAAAACTTCCAAGTGATAAAGAAATTCTAAGTTGGTACAACGCAAATAAAAACAAAGTAGGTTTCGAAATTCGGCTAAGAGAAATTGCTCTGATTCCTTCAAAGCACTCCTTAGAAGAAGAGACTCGAATATCAAAAGAAATCACTGCAATTAGAAATGAAGCCCTAAAGGATCCCGAATCATTTAAATTAATTGCAAGCGGCCCTAGAAATCAATCTAATTATAAAAATGGGGGACTCATAGATTGGATTCCTGCTTTTGAATTATATAAGCAAAATAAAATTGCAGCAACAGTGGCAATGGGATTACCCGAAGGAAAAATTTCGGATGTATTCAGGGACGAGCGTAAACGATATTGTATTATTAAAATGGAAGGAAAGCGACCTACTCCTCTTGAGCTTGTTAAAAAAGGAATTCAAAATATGCTTTACAGAGACAAAGAAGAAGATTCCTTCGATAACTGGGTTCTTTCAAGAAGAAGAGAGATTTCAATTACGATTTATGATAAAGAATATATTAAAGAAAATAAATTAGACACTCCTGAAGAAAGTTTTCAAAGACCAGAAGACTTGCCGACAGATAAAAATAACGAAAAAAGGCAATGA
- a CDS encoding NAD(P)-binding protein — MTRKTFLTFLASCAASIGGALIFRKFFQHRISGKIVGPDKMSGHSFRDKIFQTSPSNAIQSNVLILGGGISGLSAGYYLSKAGFSDYTILEMEDTIGGNSKFGENSISKYPWGSHYLPQPTSSMPFLTGFLKDAGIVIGSKPNGEPIFDEKYLCFDPDERIFIHGKWQEGLFPKLASSSEVFREKEKFEKLMNNWRKKIGRDGKKAFTIPVDFSSKDPEFLKLDQITFFEYLKIEGFQTKELLWYAEYATRDDYGSSLTNTSAWAGIHYYASRAVDPKGEELPPLTWPEGNGFLVSKLQSMTTGKIETGEVVYKVSSENSKWKVLTFNKKSNQTKLYICNSLIYSLPQFTRKYILGNNPYHNDFVYSPWMVANLTVSQVPEGRGAPTSWDNVIYNSSSLGYIVSTHQSFRFQEKKSVLTYYFPFIDDDTLATKHKLEKKNWTDWKNFILKDLKKCHRDIESYVENIDVMLHAHAMIRPTVNFIWGKSREKSMKSIGSIHFAHSDLSGISIFEEAHFRGFAAARKALHSINKS, encoded by the coding sequence ATGACCAGAAAAACTTTTTTAACCTTTCTTGCTTCTTGTGCGGCTTCTATAGGAGGAGCTCTTATTTTTAGAAAATTTTTTCAACATAGAATTTCTGGAAAAATAGTTGGTCCAGATAAAATGTCAGGCCATTCCTTTAGAGATAAAATTTTCCAAACTTCTCCTTCTAATGCTATTCAATCTAATGTATTAATTTTAGGTGGGGGAATTTCTGGATTGAGCGCAGGCTACTATTTATCTAAAGCTGGCTTTTCTGATTACACGATATTAGAAATGGAAGATACGATAGGAGGGAACTCAAAATTTGGTGAAAATTCAATCAGTAAATACCCTTGGGGATCGCATTACCTCCCTCAACCTACATCATCAATGCCTTTTCTTACAGGATTTTTAAAAGATGCAGGAATTGTAATTGGCTCAAAGCCTAATGGAGAGCCTATATTCGATGAAAAATATCTTTGCTTTGATCCGGACGAAAGAATTTTTATTCACGGGAAATGGCAAGAAGGACTTTTTCCAAAACTTGCCTCTTCAAGCGAAGTATTTCGAGAAAAAGAAAAATTTGAAAAGCTTATGAACAATTGGAGAAAAAAAATTGGTAGAGACGGAAAAAAAGCATTTACGATTCCTGTTGATTTTTCTTCAAAAGATCCTGAATTTTTAAAATTGGATCAGATTACTTTTTTCGAATATCTAAAAATTGAAGGGTTTCAAACAAAAGAATTATTGTGGTATGCAGAATACGCAACTCGTGATGACTATGGATCCTCACTTACAAATACATCGGCTTGGGCAGGAATCCATTATTATGCCTCAAGGGCAGTTGATCCAAAAGGAGAAGAACTTCCTCCTCTAACTTGGCCTGAAGGAAATGGATTTCTTGTATCTAAACTACAGTCTATGACGACAGGAAAAATAGAAACAGGAGAAGTAGTCTATAAAGTTTCTTCTGAAAACTCAAAATGGAAAGTTTTAACTTTTAATAAAAAATCAAATCAAACTAAATTATACATTTGCAATTCGTTGATATATTCACTTCCACAATTTACAAGAAAATATATTCTTGGAAATAATCCTTACCATAATGACTTTGTTTATTCTCCATGGATGGTTGCAAATCTTACAGTCAGTCAAGTCCCTGAAGGAAGAGGAGCTCCCACCTCTTGGGATAATGTAATTTATAACAGCTCTTCTTTAGGTTATATTGTTTCGACTCATCAGAGTTTCAGATTTCAAGAGAAGAAATCAGTTCTTACTTATTATTTTCCTTTTATTGATGATGATACTTTGGCAACGAAGCACAAACTGGAAAAGAAAAACTGGACTGATTGGAAAAATTTCATATTAAAAGATTTAAAAAAATGTCACAGAGACATTGAATCTTATGTGGAAAATATAGACGTTATGCTCCATGCACATGCAATGATTCGCCCTACTGTAAATTTTATCTGGGGAAAGTCGAGAGAAAAGTCTATGAAATCAATTGGATCTATTCATTTTGCACACAGCGATCTAAGCGGGATTTCAATTTTTGAAGAAGCTCATTTTAGAGGTTTTGCCGCAGCCCGAAAAGCTCTTCACTCAATCAATAAATCTTGA
- a CDS encoding ATP-binding protein, translating into MKTMQIPHIKTMNPSKEKISFSVYAKTPKIINEIQKGAQNAEEEDKFYQPHITSELYKAVDYLNYGQSKSRLFIVEFDANDEELINTLAKIHDDPWLHGTVIVVISSKLSKLEMDQLLKFGVIDFISINEIKYKFPTVIKIITSNTEIFESQQFIAEHSTQKKGTITIKNSLLLVPKATNILLNFCYAVGFRNLDTYSKISICLHEMITNAIEHGNCEIGYSMKTNIINQNLNIVDIVKERASLPENLNKRVRVRYNINSKRAVIVVIDEGKGFNSTDIPNPLNEDNVFMVHGRGIMMTRTFVDEMSYNTKGNKVRLVFYNELEVLRREGDLHQLTSEPVLHLKAGEVLFEDDSESDYFYYILSGKLGVYVNNKQVAISTPEDMFVGEMAFLHHNRRTGTVKALSSAKLLPISRNGFINMIKKYPYAGVFLARLLTKRLAEKNRETT; encoded by the coding sequence TTGAAAACTATGCAAATACCACATATAAAAACGATGAATCCTTCAAAAGAAAAGATCTCTTTTAGCGTCTATGCTAAAACTCCTAAAATCATCAACGAAATCCAGAAAGGAGCACAAAACGCTGAGGAGGAAGATAAATTTTATCAACCTCATATAACATCTGAGCTATACAAAGCTGTTGATTATTTAAATTATGGACAATCTAAATCAAGACTGTTTATTGTAGAATTTGACGCAAACGATGAAGAATTGATCAACACTCTTGCCAAAATTCATGACGACCCTTGGCTACATGGAACAGTGATTGTTGTTATTTCTTCAAAATTATCTAAATTAGAAATGGATCAATTGCTCAAGTTTGGAGTGATTGATTTCATCAGTATCAATGAAATAAAATATAAATTTCCAACTGTAATAAAAATCATCACAAGCAATACAGAAATATTTGAATCTCAACAATTTATTGCAGAGCATTCTACACAAAAGAAAGGAACGATTACGATTAAAAATAGCTTATTGCTTGTTCCCAAAGCGACAAATATTTTATTAAATTTTTGTTATGCGGTTGGATTTCGAAATTTAGACACCTACTCAAAAATTTCAATTTGTCTGCACGAGATGATTACAAACGCTATTGAGCACGGAAATTGTGAAATTGGTTATAGCATGAAGACCAATATCATAAACCAGAATTTGAATATAGTGGACATTGTCAAAGAAAGAGCATCGCTCCCTGAAAATCTAAATAAAAGAGTTAGAGTTCGCTACAATATCAATAGCAAAAGGGCAGTAATTGTAGTAATAGACGAGGGAAAAGGGTTCAACTCTACCGATATACCCAATCCGTTAAATGAAGACAATGTGTTCATGGTTCATGGAAGAGGAATCATGATGACCAGAACTTTTGTGGATGAAATGTCTTATAATACTAAGGGAAACAAGGTTCGCTTAGTATTTTATAATGAGTTGGAAGTGTTAAGGCGAGAAGGAGATTTACATCAACTTACCTCAGAGCCTGTCCTACATTTAAAGGCTGGTGAAGTTTTATTTGAAGATGATTCAGAGAGTGATTACTTTTATTATATATTGAGTGGTAAATTAGGAGTCTATGTAAATAATAAGCAGGTTGCGATTTCTACACCGGAAGATATGTTTGTAGGGGAAATGGCTTTTTTACACCACAATAGAAGAACAGGAACAGTAAAAGCTTTATCGAGTGCAAAATTACTCCCCATTTCCAGAAATGGTTTCATTAATATGATAAAAAAATATCCTTACGCCGGTGTATTTTTAGCAAGGCTTTTGACTAAGAGGCTTGCAGAGAAAAATCGAGAAACTACATAA
- a CDS encoding VOC family protein has translation MIIVENIDHINIAVTDLESSAKFYSELFDFEVLNNRDNESILMTLDPIKIKLIKIDKVKNQLTELGLPTLSFTMDVDDFTEAINEIEAKKIKIEKGPEEIDGGESLLFSDPSGNLIEIYYQE, from the coding sequence ATGATTATAGTAGAAAACATAGATCATATCAATATTGCAGTCACAGACTTGGAGTCTTCGGCAAAGTTTTATTCTGAATTATTTGATTTTGAAGTATTAAACAACCGTGACAATGAATCTATACTTATGACTCTTGATCCGATCAAGATTAAATTAATCAAAATCGACAAAGTAAAAAACCAGCTAACTGAGCTTGGACTTCCTACTTTAAGTTTCACAATGGATGTTGACGATTTCACGGAGGCAATCAACGAGATTGAGGCTAAAAAAATAAAGATAGAGAAAGGCCCTGAAGAAATCGATGGTGGTGAGTCTTTACTTTTTTCAGATCCGAGTGGAAACCTAATCGAAATCTACTATCAAGAATAA